In Zingiber officinale cultivar Zhangliang chromosome 3B, Zo_v1.1, whole genome shotgun sequence, a single window of DNA contains:
- the LOC122055565 gene encoding dirigent protein 21-like: MASLQSNLLLLLLGAAAAAAAADETTTSVRFYMHDTMSGSSPSAMRVVQGPNSTGLGFGNGFGDVYVVDDPLTEGPAADSALVGRAQGFYAFASQRADAAAQLLCLNLVFPNGSTVAVMGHDPIYAPQRELPVVGGTGAFRLALGYVLVRTHTRNTSSGDAVSEWQLHLAANSSAQIDPSSTSTPSSGPSSRTAAPFPSFHFSLFCILILHIIK; this comes from the coding sequence ATGGCTTCTTTGCAGTCCAACCTCCTCCTGCTGCTACTTGGCGCGGCAGCAGCGGCGGCGGCAGCGGATGAGACGACGACGTCCGTGCGGTTCTACATGCACGACACGATGAGCGGGTCGAGCCCCAGCGCGATGCGGGTGGTGCAGGGGCCCAACTCCACCGGCCTCGGCTTCGGCAACGGCTTCGGCGACGTCTACGTGGTGGACGACCCACTGACCGAGGGGCCCGCCGCCGACTCCGCTTTGGTCGGCCGGGCGCAGGGGTTCTACGCCTTCGCGTCTCAGCGGGCCGACGCGGCGGCGCAGCTGCTGTGCCTCAACCTGGTGTTTCCCAACGGGAGCACGGTGGCGGTGATGGGGCACGACCCCATCTACGCGCCGCAGCGTGAGCTGCCGGTCGTGGGCGGCACCGGCGCCTTCCGCCTCGCCCTCGGCTACGTGCTCGTGAGGACGCACACGCGGAACACCAGCTCCGGCGACGCAGTGTCGGAGTGGCAATTGCACCTCGCCGCGAATAGTTCCGCACAGATTGACCCTTCCTCCACCTCCACACCCTCCTCCGGACCATCATCTAGAACTGCcgctcctttcccttcctttcatttttctttgttCTGCATCTTAATCCTCCATATTATCAAGTag
- the LOC122055563 gene encoding protein TIC 40, chloroplastic-like isoform X1 — translation MDSFALLSRFSLLAAGPNPHEVISRRRPTLFSFPPLPARRSRRVGSRGGPGFVTFALTSGSSDRASSSIGKELNTQFFASVTSSGNGQLTTSSANTPIPVLSSSSSMGSPLFWIGVGVGLSVIFQVVANRLKTYALQQAFKTMMNQAAPQGEQFNSPPFGSSPPFPFPTTIMPPQNPTPPPPKQVSVQEPVTVDVAPTKVESTSSSEVQAPKEESQSKKFAFVDVSPEELFHNERSFMNEASKASTMETQSAKEIQTNGTVKQNASSSTEQPDYRQSSSSPLSVDALEKMMEDPTVQKMVYPYLPEEMRNPETFKWMMQNPQFRQQMQDMLNNMGGNNEWDNRLTDSLKNFNLNSPEVKQQFEQIGLTPEEVISKIMANPDVAMAFQNPKVQAAILDCSQNPLSIAKYQNDKEIMDVFAKISELFPGASGYP, via the exons ATGGATAGTTTCGCGCTCCTTTCCAGATTCTCCCTTCTTGCCGCGGGTCCAAATCCCCACGAGGTCATCAGCCGGCGGCGGCCTACTCTTTTTTCCTTTCCCCCTCTACCTGCGAGAAGAAGCAGAAGGGTAGGAAGCAGAGGAGGTCCTGGATTCGTTACCTTCGCTCTAACGAGTGGAAGCAGCGATCGAGCCTCATCTAGTATTG GGAAAGAGCTCAATACGCAGTTTTTTGCTAGTGTTACGTCTTCTGGCAACGGCCAATTGACAACAAGTAGCGCAAATACCCCAATTCCTGTGCTGTCATCATCGTCATCCAT GGGTTCACCACTGTTTTGGATTGGAGTTGGAGTTGGTCTGTCAGTCATTTTTCAAGTG GTTGCGAATAGATTAAAG ACATATGCCCTTCAGCAAGCTTTCAAGACGATGATGAACCAAGCAGCACCTCAAGGCGAACAATTTAACAGTCCTCCGTTTGGATCAAGCCCACCGTTTCCGTTTCCTACTACAATAATGCCTCCACAAAATCCCACACCACCACCACCTAAACAGGTTTCTGTGCAGGAACCAGTTACAGTAGATGTTGCACCAACTAAGGTTGAATCAACCTCGTCATCTGAGGTTCAGGCCCCAAAAGAAGAATCACAATCGAAGAAATTTG CGTTTGTAGATGTTTCTCCAGAAGAACTATTTCACAATGAACGTTCCTTTATGAATGAGGCATCAAAGGCAAGCACGATGGAGACTCAATCCGCTAAGGAA ATACAAACGAATGGAACTGTAAAACAGAATGCAAGTTCTTCAACCGAACAACCTGATTATC GTcaatcatcatcatctcccttaTCAGTTGATGCATTGGAGAAAATGATGGAGGACCCTACTGTGCAGAAAATGGTTTACCC CTATTTACCTGAAGAAATGAGGAACCCAGAGACATTCAAGT GGATGATGCAAAATCCTCAATTCCGGCAACAAATGCAAGATATGCT GAACAATATGGGTGGAAATAATGAATGGGACAACCGCTTAACAGATTCCTTGAAAAACTTTAATCTCAACAGTCCTGAGGTCAAGCAGCAATTTG AACAGATAGGACTTACACCAGAAGAAGTTATATCTAAGATAATGGCCAATCCTGATGTTGCCATGGCGTTTCAAAATCCTAAAGTGCAAGCTGCCATATTAGAT TGCTCTCAGAATCCACTTAGCATTGCAAAGTATCAGAATGACAAGGAG ATCATGGATGTGTTCGCAAAGATCTCAGAACTCTTTCCTGGTGCATCGGGGTACCCATGA
- the LOC122055563 gene encoding protein TIC 40, chloroplastic-like isoform X2: MDSFALLSRFSLLAAGPNPHEVISRRRPTLFSFPPLPARRSRRVGSRGGPGFVTFALTSGSSDRASSSIGKELNTQFFASVTSSGNGQLTTSSANTPIPVLSSSSSMGSPLFWIGVGVGLSVIFQVVANRLKTYALQQAFKTMMNQAAPQGEQFNSPPFGSSPPFPFPTTIMPPQNPTPPPPKQVSVQEPVTVDVAPTKVESTSSSEVQAPKEESQSKKFDVSPEELFHNERSFMNEASKASTMETQSAKEIQTNGTVKQNASSSTEQPDYRQSSSSPLSVDALEKMMEDPTVQKMVYPYLPEEMRNPETFKWMMQNPQFRQQMQDMLNNMGGNNEWDNRLTDSLKNFNLNSPEVKQQFEQIGLTPEEVISKIMANPDVAMAFQNPKVQAAILDCSQNPLSIAKYQNDKEIMDVFAKISELFPGASGYP, from the exons ATGGATAGTTTCGCGCTCCTTTCCAGATTCTCCCTTCTTGCCGCGGGTCCAAATCCCCACGAGGTCATCAGCCGGCGGCGGCCTACTCTTTTTTCCTTTCCCCCTCTACCTGCGAGAAGAAGCAGAAGGGTAGGAAGCAGAGGAGGTCCTGGATTCGTTACCTTCGCTCTAACGAGTGGAAGCAGCGATCGAGCCTCATCTAGTATTG GGAAAGAGCTCAATACGCAGTTTTTTGCTAGTGTTACGTCTTCTGGCAACGGCCAATTGACAACAAGTAGCGCAAATACCCCAATTCCTGTGCTGTCATCATCGTCATCCAT GGGTTCACCACTGTTTTGGATTGGAGTTGGAGTTGGTCTGTCAGTCATTTTTCAAGTG GTTGCGAATAGATTAAAG ACATATGCCCTTCAGCAAGCTTTCAAGACGATGATGAACCAAGCAGCACCTCAAGGCGAACAATTTAACAGTCCTCCGTTTGGATCAAGCCCACCGTTTCCGTTTCCTACTACAATAATGCCTCCACAAAATCCCACACCACCACCACCTAAACAGGTTTCTGTGCAGGAACCAGTTACAGTAGATGTTGCACCAACTAAGGTTGAATCAACCTCGTCATCTGAGGTTCAGGCCCCAAAAGAAGAATCACAATCGAAGAAATTTG ATGTTTCTCCAGAAGAACTATTTCACAATGAACGTTCCTTTATGAATGAGGCATCAAAGGCAAGCACGATGGAGACTCAATCCGCTAAGGAA ATACAAACGAATGGAACTGTAAAACAGAATGCAAGTTCTTCAACCGAACAACCTGATTATC GTcaatcatcatcatctcccttaTCAGTTGATGCATTGGAGAAAATGATGGAGGACCCTACTGTGCAGAAAATGGTTTACCC CTATTTACCTGAAGAAATGAGGAACCCAGAGACATTCAAGT GGATGATGCAAAATCCTCAATTCCGGCAACAAATGCAAGATATGCT GAACAATATGGGTGGAAATAATGAATGGGACAACCGCTTAACAGATTCCTTGAAAAACTTTAATCTCAACAGTCCTGAGGTCAAGCAGCAATTTG AACAGATAGGACTTACACCAGAAGAAGTTATATCTAAGATAATGGCCAATCCTGATGTTGCCATGGCGTTTCAAAATCCTAAAGTGCAAGCTGCCATATTAGAT TGCTCTCAGAATCCACTTAGCATTGCAAAGTATCAGAATGACAAGGAG ATCATGGATGTGTTCGCAAAGATCTCAGAACTCTTTCCTGGTGCATCGGGGTACCCATGA
- the LOC122055568 gene encoding B-box zinc finger protein 22-like, with protein MKVLCDVCERAAAAVVCCADEAALCWGCDEKIHAANKLAGKHQRVPLLLASSNSAAATNSSLQIPTCDICQEKPGYFFCLEDRALLCRQCDVAIHTASPHASSHQRFLITGVRVALEHHRTHGFDINNSCSDGNSTNTNNSSSIPLASVVPTDSIADKKLQEDFKTQWPWNEFLDSFEFDPYGLSGPGSSS; from the exons ATGAAGGTACTGTGCGATGTGTGCGAGAGGGCAGCGGCGGCGGTGGTCTGTTGTGCCGACGAGGCGGCTCTCTGCTGGGGCTGCGACGAGAAGATCCACGCCGCCAATAAGCTTGCCGGGAAGCACCAGCGAGTGCCCCTGCTCCTTGCCAGCTCCAACTCTGCTGCCGCTACTAATTCATCTTTGCAAATCCCTACTTGTGATATTTGCCAG GAGAAACCTGGGTACTTCTTCTGCTTGGAGGACCGAGCATTGCTGTGTCGGCAGTGCGACGTGGCCATCCACACAGCCAGCCCCCATGCTTCTTCGCATCAGCGTTTCCTGATCACTGGTGTGCGAGTTGCGCTCGAACACCATCGCACCCATGGTTTCGACATTAACAACAGTTGCAGCGACGGCAACAGCACAAACACTAACAACAGCAGCAGCATCCCTCTTGCATCCGTCGTGCCCACTGATTCCATTGCAGACAAGAAACTTCAAGAGGATTTTAAGACGCAGTGGCCTTGGAATGAGTTTCTCGACAGTTTCGAATTCGATCCTTACGGGTTATCGGGGCCAGGTTCATCCAGCTAA
- the LOC122055567 gene encoding E3 ubiquitin-protein ligase CHIP-like yields the protein MAMALAASDQAELLNESGKAFVGKKRFLAAIEAYTEAITLCPRVAKYYANRAICYRKLRQWTKVESDSRRAIELDSRYSKAHYILGVALVELQDFAGGIKELQKALNIEGNHKQQSEQVMEIREILAKAKYSEWELLFSKHDLKLLNLKESCEKALREYHFLHDFQASNETGNDLIEQLKLLDEVFRETTSINMPTEVPDHLCCKITLQLFQDPVIAPSGVTYEKAMIMQHLDKVGNFDPFTREPLERKQLVPNLAIKAAVQAYLDEHPWAYNTNQ from the exons ATGGCGATGGCGCTGGCGGCCTCGGATCAAGCCGAGCTTCTCAATGAGTCAGGCAAGGCCTTCGTCGGGAAAAAGCGTTTCCTTGCTGCCATTGAAGCTTACACCGAG GCTATAACTCTTTGCCCAAGAGTTGCAAAATACTATGCAAACCGAGCTATCTGCTATAGGAAATTGAG ACAGTGGACTAAGGTTGAGTCTGATTCAAGGAGAGCAATTGAACTTGACAGTAGATACTCCAAG GCTCACTATATCTTAGGAGTTGCATTAGTGGAGTTGCAGGATTTTGCTGGAGGCATTAAAGAACTGCAGAAG GCCTTGAACATTGAAGGAAATCATAAACAACAAAGTGAGCAAGTGATGGAGATCCGTGAGATTCTTGCCAAAGCGAAATACAGTGAATGGGAATTATTGTTCAGCAAGCATGATTTGAAGCTGTTAAATCTCAA GGAATCTTGTGAAAAAGCTTTGAGAGAATATCATTTTCTTCATGATTTTCAAGCGTCTAATGAAACAGGGAATGATCTTATTGAGCAACTCAAACTCCTTGATGAAGTGTTTCGAGAAACCACATCTATTAACATGCCAACAGAA GTGCCTGACCACCTTTGCTGTAAGATTACACTACAGCTCTTCCAGGATCCTGTAATTGCGCCTAGTGGTGTAACATATGAAAAAGCTATGATAATGCAACATTTAGATAAG GTTGGCAACTTTGATCCATTTACTAGAGAACCATTGGAACGAAAACAGTTGGTACCAAACCTAGCAATCAAGGCAGCAGTGCAAGCCTATCTGGATGAGCATCCTTGGGCATACAATACAAACCAATGA
- the LOC122055570 gene encoding MLO-like protein 1 → MAGGGGGGDESNTTLEQTPTWFVAIVCSVIVFISVLFERFLHRLGKGLQKNNRKPLFEALQKIKEELMLLGFISLLLVVLQGPIQRICIPEGITRKLRHCKGNDAPSSVAGGSSSGGNHGGARRLLAGGGEISGHCHSQGKVPLMSVEAIHELHMFIFVLAVTHVMSSLITMVLGIMQMRKWRSWEDSIHEAKGNVPPKIRDVQKCKFTIKCFEGFSKDSSILSWVHSFFKQFYGSVTKSDYNTMRHGFIMTHCRGNPGFDFYKYMIRVLEADYKQVVGISGYLWIFAVIFLLVGVEAWHVYFWISFVPLILLLAVGTKLEHVIAELVSQVAEGHLKATLSDKLFWFNNPRVVLFLIHFMLFQVAFEIAIFFWKLTTYGMESCIMEQVGYIVPRLIICVLVQILSSYSTLPLYAIVTQMGSSFNMAIFNENVRAGVLDWARCARNKKDRKMSGDGGESNMKESTDGNNKFDDSPQLERVVVKEDAALEG, encoded by the exons ATGGCCGGAGGAGGTGGCGGCGGCGACGAGTCGAACACAACGCTGGAGCAAACTCCGACATGGTTCGTCGCCATCGTCTGCTCTGTTATAGTCTTCATCTCCGTCCTCTTCGAGCGCTTCCTTCATCGTCTCGGCAAG GGGCTCCAGAAGAACAACCGAAAGCCCCTCTTCGAGGCCCTCCAGAAAATTAAAGAAG AGTTGATGTTGCTGGGGTTTATCTCGCTCTTGCTGGTGGTGCTGCAGGGCCCTATCCAGCGCATCTGCATCCCTGAGGGCATCACGCGTAAGCTGCGCCATTGCAAAGGAAATGATGCGCCTTCCTCCGTTGCCGGCGGTTCCTCCTCCGGCGGAAATCACGGTGGCGCGCGCAGGTTACTGGCCGGGGGAGGAGAAATTTCCGGCCACTGCCATAGCCAG GGAAAAGTTCCATTGATGTCGGTTGAGGCAATTCATGAACTGCACATGTTCATCTTTGTTCTGGCTGTCACTCATGTCATGTCCAGCCTCATCACTATGGTTCTTGGAATCATGCAG ATGCGCAAATGGAGAAGCTGGGAGGATTCAATCCACGAAGCGAAGGGGAACG TTCCTCCAAAGATCAGAGATGTACAGAAATGCAAATTCACCATAAAGTGTTTCGAGGGATTCAGCAAGGATTCATCGATATTAAGTTGGGTG CATTCTTTTTTTAAGCAATTCTATGGATCCGTCACCAAATCGGATTACAATACTATGAGACACGGATTCATCATG ACTCACTGTAGAGGAAACCCGGGGTTCGACTTTTACAAATATATGATAAGAGTCCTTGAAGCTGATTACAAACAAGTTGTTGGCATAAG TGGGTACTTGTGGATTTTCGCTGTGATATTCTTGCTGGTGGGTGTCGAAG CTTGGCATGTATATTTTTGGATATCATTCGTGCCCCTTATT CTTTTGCTTGCTGTTGGCACCAAATTGGAGCATGTGATCGCCGAACTGGTTAGTCAGGTTGCTGAAGGCCACTTGAAAGCAACTCTTTCAGATAAATTATTCTGGTTTAACAATCCAAGAGTTGTGTTGTTCTTGATCCACTTCATGCTGTTCCAAGTTGCATTTGAGATTGCAATTTTCTTCTGGAAACTG ACAACATATGGCATGGAGTCCTGCATCATGGAGCAAGTAGGCTACATTGTTCCCAGGCTTATCATCTG TGTGCTTGTCCAAATCCTTAGCAGTTATAGCACCCTTCCACTCTATGCCATTGTTACTCAG ATGGGGAGCTCATTCAACATGGCCATATTTAATGAGAATGTGCGAGCTGGTGTTCTCGATTGGGCCAGATGTGCAAGGAACAAGAAAGATAGGAAAATGAGTGGTGACGGCGGTGAATCGAACATGAAGGAATCGACAGATGGAAACAATAAGTTTGATGATAGCCCCCAGTTGGAGAGAGTTGTTGTGAAGGAAGATGCTGCATTGGAAGGTTGA
- the LOC122055569 gene encoding protein FAR1-RELATED SEQUENCE 6-like codes for MQVMEGPSGRQRKPRRPALTLNSQDVTGDTTMDAIEGMDDDELIDDSVGDEFDDRVPEVGMVFKNHQEVSKFYKRYARRVGFGIAIRRSAFTEDGHCLYLELMCCKGGRKRPEPKYRKRNSAKTNCPARIKVKLWGDGMLHLVVANIDHNHPVSPSMARFLTCYRQLSGAAKKRADRNKGEIDEPRSPPTMPLDRLSALEELLFSESQHRSFVERGRLKLGEGDAEALRLFFTRMQAKNINFFNVVDLDEEGHVRNVFWADARSRAAYQYYNDVVMLDTTYVTNKYDLPLATFVGVNHHGQLVLLGCSLLSDETMETYVWLFKAWIACMYGEFPKALITDHFKAIQSAVGQVLPNVRHRLCLSQILKRVPEKLGGSADYRSINKALQKAVYDSLTVDEFEEDWTRMVDIYGLQGNEWIRSLYEFRLSWVPVYLKDTFWAGMSTTQRNETIVAFFDGHVETKTSLKQFLGKYEMALLDKYEKEAQADFETFHKRRPSVSKFYMEEQISRVFTLNMFKKFQDEIEAIMYCHASLLKVDGPISTFDVRECIFLDDGKRTMNKNHGVLYNTEEKEIQCICGSFQFRGILCRHALSVLKLQQVHEIPLRYVINRWKKDFKQLHALAQSSDDVIANNRIDRYDYLSMRCLQLVEVGMLSDKYQLALRLIKEMEKFLLSDNTYDDTQPKIKPRIPKANRLIQNRKLNVGTSMASGNGNAVQQLGGFVQLNEGHPSLGITKATEFQVLPTPYLATQSRPQPNIKSTEGGNPAVLPRNQFGMPLNGNQATVRPGIVYMFPGGFDPQTFGNGPLMPWIYQPVLQATQNPKDPLAPGPPKRRRKIFRDQKPVESTQDPKEPPVASTG; via the exons ATGCAGGTCATGGAAGGACCCAGCGGTCGACAGAGGAAACCAAGAAGACCCGCCCTCACTCTCAACTCCCAG GATGTGACGGGAGATACTACCATGGACGCAATTGAAGGAATGGACGATGATGAATTGATCGATGATAGTGTTGGAGATGAATTTGACGACAGAGTACCTGAGGTGGGCATGGTGTTCAAGAATCATCAAGAGGTATCAAAGTTCTACAAGAGATATGCTCGCCGGGTGGGGTTTGGCATCGCTATAAGACGATCTGCCTTTACGGAAGACGGACACTGCTTGTACTTAGAATTGATGTGCTGCAAAGGTGGCCGGAAGCGACCAGAGCCCAAGTACAGGAAGCGCAACTCAGCAAAAACGAATTGCCCTGCAAGGATTAAAGTTAAGCTCTGGGGTGATGGGATGCTTCACTTGGTTGTGGCTAACATTGACCACAACCACCCAGTTAGCCCCTCCATGGCAAGGTTCTTGACTTGTTATAGGCAGCTGTCAGGTGCTGCCAAGAAGCGAGCTGATCGAAACAAAGGAGAGATAGATGAACCAAGATCGCCGCCAACTATGCCGCTTGATAGATTAAGTGCGCTTGAAGAATTACTCTTTAGTGAGAGCCAGCATAGGAGTTTTGTTGAAAGAGGTAGATTGAAGCTTGGGGAAGGGGATGCTGAAGCCCTTCGCCTTTTTTTCACTCGAATGCAAGCGAAGAATATTAATTTCTTCAATGTCGTGGATTTGGATGAGGAGGGGCATGTGAGAAATGTCTTCTGGGCAGATGCACGGTCAAGAGCTGCATATCAATATTACAATGACGTTGTCATGCTTGATACCACATATGTGACGAACAAATATGATCTACCTCTTGCTACATTTGTTGGGGTGAACCATCATGGCCAGTTGGTCTTACTGGGTTGCAGCTTGCTATCAGATGAGACCATGGAGACATATGTATGGTTGTTTAAGGCATGGATAGCATGTATGTATGGGGAGTTCCCCAAGGCCCTTATTACGGATCATTTTAAGGCCATTCAGAGTGCTGTGGGTCAAGTTCTCCCCAATGTTCGCCATCGCTTGTGCCTGTCACAGATACTGAAAAGGGTACCTGAAAAATTAGGTGGCTCAGCAGATTATAGATCCATTAATAAGGCATTGCAAAAGGCTGTTTATGATTCCTTAACAGTTGATGAGTTTGAAGAAGATTGGACAAGGATGGTTGACATATATGGTCTTCAAGGCAATGAATGGATCAGATCATTGTATGAATTCCGGCTTTCTTGGGTCCCTGTATATTTGAAAGATACATTCTGGGCTGGCATGTCTACCACCCAGCGAAATGAGACTATAGTTGCattttttgatgggcatgttgaaacaAAGACTTCCTTGAAGCAATTTCTTGGTAAATACGAGATGGCGTTGCTGGATAAATATGAAAAGGAAGCCCAAGCAGATTTTGAGACATTTCACAAGAGGCGACCTTCTGTGTCTAAGTTTTACATGGAAGAACAAATTTCTAGAGTCTTCACACTTAATATGTTTAAGAAGTTTCAGGATGAGATTGAGGCCATAATGTACTGTCATGCATCTCTGCTCAAGGTAGATGGACCCATATCTACTTTTGATGTCAGGGAATGTATTTTTCTTGATGATGGCAAGAGAACAATGAACAAGAACCATGGGGTTTTATACAACACAGAAGAGAAGGAGATTCAGTGCATATGTGGTTCATTTCAGTTTAGAGGGATCCTATGCAGGCATGCTTTGTCTGTACTCAAGTTGCAACAAGTGCATGAAATTCCATTGCGGTATGTCATTAACCGGTGGAAAAAAGACTTTAAGCAATTGCATGCTCTTGCTCAGTCTTCGGATGATGTCATTGCTAATAACAGAATTGATCGATATGATTACTTATCAATGCGATGTCTTCAGCTTGTTGAAGTAGGAATGTTGTCAGATAAATACCAACTAGCTCTTAGATTGATAAAAGAGATGGAGAAGTTTCTTCTAAGTGACAACACATATGATGATACACAGCCTAAGATTAAGCCTCGAATTCCTAAAGCAAATAGATTGATCCAAAATCGCAAGCTAAATGTTGGAACTAGCATGGCATCTGGAAATGGAAATGCAGTACAGCAGCTTGGTGGTTTTGTGCAATTAAATGAGGGCCAT CCTTCTCTAGGAATCACAAAGGCTACTGAGTTTCAAGTTCTTCCAACTCCATATCTTGCCACCCAAAGCAGGCCCCAACCAAATATAAAATCCACG gaaggtggaaacccaGCTGTCTTGCCTCGGAATCAATTTGGCATGCCACTGAATGGAAACCAAGCAACAGTACGACCAGGCATTGTGTATATGTTCCCA GGTGGATTTGACCCACAGACATTTGGAAATGGACCTTTGATGCCATGGATATACCAGCCAGTGCTCCAA GCTACTCAGAACCCAAAGGATCCTCTGGCACCAGGTCCCCCCAAAAGGAGACGGAAGATATTCCGTGATCAAAAGCCTGTTGAATCTACTCAAGATCCAAAAGAACCTCCTGTCGCATCAACTGGTTAA